In Prosthecochloris marina, a single window of DNA contains:
- a CDS encoding YkvA family protein, giving the protein MNAREKAFERAKKKAENVARNPEKVKQIIDSALNKATAQKTSSQFQEITDKLQALLRMLKSWLNKEYSVIPWQTIILAFTAIIYFVTPFDAIFDFIPLLGFADDVAVLTAVLASINRDLDKFMEWEGELVQEETPVTDAVEADFEEVKGGGKPEA; this is encoded by the coding sequence ATGAACGCAAGGGAAAAAGCATTTGAACGGGCGAAAAAGAAAGCGGAAAACGTCGCGCGCAATCCTGAAAAAGTGAAGCAAATCATTGATTCGGCGCTTAACAAAGCAACGGCACAAAAAACTTCATCGCAGTTTCAGGAAATCACCGACAAGCTTCAGGCGCTGCTACGCATGCTGAAAAGCTGGCTCAACAAAGAGTACAGCGTCATCCCCTGGCAAACAATCATACTTGCCTTTACGGCGATCATTTACTTCGTCACACCGTTCGACGCAATCTTCGATTTCATCCCGCTCCTCGGGTTTGCAGACGATGTCGCCGTTCTCACCGCAGTCCTTGCATCGATCAACCGTGACTTGGACAAGTTCATGGAATGGGAAGGTGAACTCGTTCAGGAAGAAACACCGGTCACCGATGCCGTCGAAGCGGATTTCGAGGAAGTGAAAGGCGGAGGAAAACCCGAAGCGTGA
- a CDS encoding M48 family metallopeptidase, with protein sequence MIEAAVHNDRRFFVYGRKTIEYRLLYRERRTMEIAVHPDSTVIVKAPINTTIDLIESKLRKRARWILRQLSYFRQFDPRTPVRCYVNGETHLYLGRQYRLKLAEGTEDSVKLIRGCFYITMDSTTPNSARKLLDKWYRKKAELHFSESMDRCWKKFRELDIERPDISIRRMRTRWGSLSDNGTVTLNTDLIRAPKECIDYVVTHELCHLKHPDHSPEFYKLLESVSPGWEKIKHKLELSVV encoded by the coding sequence ATGATTGAGGCGGCAGTTCATAACGACAGGCGTTTTTTTGTCTATGGGCGCAAGACAATTGAGTACCGTCTTCTGTATCGTGAGAGAAGAACGATGGAGATAGCTGTTCACCCGGACAGTACGGTCATTGTAAAAGCTCCGATCAACACCACTATCGACTTGATCGAGAGCAAGTTGCGAAAAAGGGCTCGGTGGATACTCAGGCAATTGAGCTATTTCAGGCAGTTCGATCCGAGGACACCTGTTCGCTGTTACGTGAATGGTGAAACCCACCTCTATCTCGGCAGGCAATACCGTTTGAAACTGGCAGAGGGTACTGAAGATTCGGTCAAGCTGATCAGGGGCTGCTTTTATATCACTATGGATTCAACAACGCCGAATTCAGCAAGGAAACTTTTGGACAAGTGGTACCGTAAAAAAGCAGAGTTGCACTTCAGCGAGAGCATGGATCGCTGCTGGAAAAAATTCAGAGAACTTGATATCGAGAGGCCCGACATTTCAATCAGGAGAATGCGAACAAGGTGGGGCAGTCTTTCTGATAATGGAACAGTCACTCTCAATACCGATCTGATCAGAGCGCCGAAAGAGTGCATAGACTACGTTGTGACTCACGAGCTGTGCCATTTGAAACACCCTGACCACAGTCCTGAGTTTTATAAGTTGCTCGAATCCGTAAGCCCTGGCTGGGAAAAGATAAAGCACAAACTTGAGCTGAGTGTGGTGTGA